Sequence from the Microbacterium sp. AZCO genome:
TGAGCACCGAGAACATCCGCGCGTTCGACTTCGCGGCGCGGACGCCGCTGCCCGCCGGCCAGGTCGACGAGGTCATCTCGGCCGGGCGCGACGGCGATGTGTTCGAGCCCCGTCACACCACTCACGGCTTCCGGTACGTGCAGCTCGACGGAGCCCCGGACGACCTCGAGCCCGCCGATCTGCGCGCCGTCGTCGTGCACACCGACCTCACGCGTGTCGGCACCTTCCGCTCGAGCGACCCGCGGCTCGACGCCCTCCACGAGGCGACCATGTGGAGCCTGCGCGACAACGCGTGCGACATCCCGACCGACTGCCCGCAGCGCGAGCGCTCGGGCTTCACGGGCGACTGGCAGATCTTCGTCGCGACAGCTGCGCAGCTCTACGACGTGCGAGCCTTCTCGGAGAAGTGGCTGCGCGATCTCGCGGTCGACCAGTGGGACGACGGCCGCGTGCCGACGATCGTGCCCAGCCCCGCCGGCAACGGACCCTCCGGACGCTGGCTCGACGACATGTCGGCGGGCTCCGCGGGCTGGGGCGACGCGGCGGTCATCGTGCCGTGGGAGCTGTGGCGCGCGTACGGCGACCTCGACGCGCTGCGTCGCGCACTGCCGGCCGCCGTGCGGTGGGTCGACTTCGCCGCCGGGGCGGCGGCCGGGGCGCGGCATCCGGATCGCGCCGCTGTGCGGCCCGTGCCCGCTGAGCACGAGGACTCGCTCTGGGACACCGGCTTCCACTTCGGAGAGTGGCTCGAGCCGGGCGTCGCGCCCAACCCCGACCCGAGCGTCGACCACGGCATCGTCGCGACGGCGTTCCTGCACCGCTCGGCGACACTGCTGGCACGGATGCTGCGCCTCGCCGCCGACGATCGGGCCGACCGCTACGCACGCATCGCCGACCGCGCCGCGCATGCCTGGCGCGCCGAGTACCTCGCGCCCGACGGCACGATCGCCGAGGAGTCGCAGGCGAACTACGCCCGCGCTCTCGCGTTCGGGCTCATCCCCGCCGACCTCCGCCCTGCGGCGGCCGACCGGCTCGCCGCGCTCGTCGGTCAGAACGGCGGACGACTCACCACCGGCTTCCTCAGCACGGGCCAGCTGCTCCCGGCATTGGCCGAGGAGGGGCTCGTCGACGAGGCGTTCGCTCTGCTGTTCTCCACCGGCATCCCGTCGTGGCTCGAGATGGTCGACCGCGGTGCGACGACCGTGTGGGAGTGGTGGGACGGCGTCGACGAGGGCGACGTGCGCGGATCGCTCAACCACTACAGCAAGGGCGCCGTCGTGTCGTTCCTGTACGAGTGGATCGCCGGCATCCGTCTTCCCGCCGATCCCGCCGACGGCGAGGCGGCGTACCGCCGCGTCACGATCGCCCCGCACGTCGGCGGAGGCCTGACGCACGCTTCGGCGACGATCGACACCCCGAGCGGACCGGTCGCGTCGGCGTGGCGCCTCGAGGACGGCGTCTTCCGGATCGACGTCACGGTGCCGGACGGCACCGTCGCGCAGGTGCGTCTTCCCGACGGCACGACCTCGGTGCTATGCGGAGGCTCGGCCTCTTACGCCTGCTCCGTCGACGACCGGGCGTAGCCGTCCAGGGATCAGGCGGCGCGCAGTCGCACCGAGATGTCGTCGGCCGTCGCGCGAAGCCGCTCGAGGAGGGGTCCGCGCAGAGAGGCGAGGTCGTGGCGGGTCGTGGCGACGGCGATGTTGATCGCCGCGACCGGGCGAGGGTCGCGCCCGAACACCGGCACCGAGACCGACCGCAGCCCCGCGGCGACCTCCTCGTCCTGCACGGCGTAGCCCTGCGCGCGGATCGGCGCGAGGCGCTGCTCGAGCTCATCGACGGAGCCCGCCGCGTTGGGCCCGGCATCCGCCCGGAAGACATGGCGGGCCAGGGTCTCCCGCAGCTCGTCGGGGGAGAGGTAGGAGAGCAGAAGCTTGCCCATCGAGGTGTAGGGGGCGGGCAGCGTCGACCCCACCTGGATGTTCGCGGTCACGAGGTCCTGGTTGCGCAGCCGTGCGAGATAGAGCACCTCGTCGCCGCGGAGCACGCCCAGATTGACGGTCTCCCCGGTCTGCTCGGCCAGGTGGCGCAGTGGCTGCTCACTCAGCTGCACGAGGCTCGAGCCGCGCAGCGCGGCCGAGCCGAGCGTGAGCACGGCGACGCCCGGCTGAAGCGATCCGTCGGTGGAGCGCTCGATGAAGCCCTCCTCCTCAAGCGTCGCCACCACACGGAACGCGGTGGGCATCGGGATGCCGGTGCGGTCGCAGATCTCGCGCAGCTTGAGGCTCGTCGTCGACTCGTCGAAGAGCCGCAGCACGTCGAGGCCCTTCGCGAGCGCCTCGATGCGGTAGCGGTTCGCGGGCTTGGAAGCCTCGTCGCCGCCGTCGGCGTCGGCCGGCACAGGGGCTTTCATGGTGCGAAACCGTATCCGGGCAGGGCGCTCAGCGCAAACCTAGACACGGAAGACCCGCAGCTGCAGGGCGAGGGTCGAGTAGTAGCCGACGAGCGTCGTGAGCTCGAAGACCACCGGCGTGCCGAGGGCGGCGGCCGCGGCATCCCATTCTTCGTCCGTCAGGTCGCCGTCCAGAAGAGCCGTCACCGTGCGCCCCACGACCCGCTCGTCGTCGGGCAGGCCGTCGACGCGCTGGTCGCCGAGGGCCAGGATCTCGTCGTCGGTGAGCCCCGCCGCCCGTCCGACGGGTTCGTGCGCGGAGCGCTCGAACGCCGAGTCCCACCGCGCGGCGACCAGGAGGATCGCGATCTCGCGAGCCCGGTCGGACAGCGAGGTGCGATATCGCAGCGCGGCGCCGACCTCCTGCAGGGCTGCGCCGACGGACGG
This genomic interval carries:
- a CDS encoding family 78 glycoside hydrolase catalytic domain, which gives rise to MAYFSDGARWIEPHEETVPEAGSRPAHLLRGTAELDRPVTAAVVTATAHGVYELFVNGERVGDQELTPGFTAYRSRLQVQTWDVAALLRPGENVVAAILSDGWFRGRHGFERHADGFGTRTAFIAELTVTHDDGSATTASTGSAWRSHPGHILRADLMDGQGVDFRLLDPDWARPGGGEDGWWPVGIGEGGLYDDAARFIAEESAPVRRMEELAPVSLSRPKPGTVVVDFGQNINGWVRLSRLGAAGVRTVLTHGEVLGAGGEVSTENIRAFDFAARTPLPAGQVDEVISAGRDGDVFEPRHTTHGFRYVQLDGAPDDLEPADLRAVVVHTDLTRVGTFRSSDPRLDALHEATMWSLRDNACDIPTDCPQRERSGFTGDWQIFVATAAQLYDVRAFSEKWLRDLAVDQWDDGRVPTIVPSPAGNGPSGRWLDDMSAGSAGWGDAAVIVPWELWRAYGDLDALRRALPAAVRWVDFAAGAAAGARHPDRAAVRPVPAEHEDSLWDTGFHFGEWLEPGVAPNPDPSVDHGIVATAFLHRSATLLARMLRLAADDRADRYARIADRAAHAWRAEYLAPDGTIAEESQANYARALAFGLIPADLRPAAADRLAALVGQNGGRLTTGFLSTGQLLPALAEEGLVDEAFALLFSTGIPSWLEMVDRGATTVWEWWDGVDEGDVRGSLNHYSKGAVVSFLYEWIAGIRLPADPADGEAAYRRVTIAPHVGGGLTHASATIDTPSGPVASAWRLEDGVFRIDVTVPDGTVAQVRLPDGTTSVLCGGSASYACSVDDRA
- a CDS encoding IclR family transcriptional regulator; amino-acid sequence: MKAPVPADADGGDEASKPANRYRIEALAKGLDVLRLFDESTTSLKLREICDRTGIPMPTAFRVVATLEEEGFIERSTDGSLQPGVAVLTLGSAALRGSSLVQLSEQPLRHLAEQTGETVNLGVLRGDEVLYLARLRNQDLVTANIQVGSTLPAPYTSMGKLLLSYLSPDELRETLARHVFRADAGPNAAGSVDELEQRLAPIRAQGYAVQDEEVAAGLRSVSVPVFGRDPRPVAAINIAVATTRHDLASLRGPLLERLRATADDISVRLRAA
- a CDS encoding carboxymuconolactone decarboxylase family protein; this encodes MPRIPLLPPSALDAEQRTLYDAITGGPRGSGPQHFALTHPDGSLTGPFNALLQSPSVGAALQEVGAALRYRTSLSDRAREIAILLVAARWDSAFERSAHEPVGRAAGLTDDEILALGDQRVDGLPDDERVVGRTVTALLDGDLTDEEWDAAAAALGTPVVFELTTLVGYYSTLALQLRVFRV